In Planctomycetaceae bacterium, a single window of DNA contains:
- a CDS encoding ECF-type sigma factor, translating to MDPSHSVTRLIAGLKIGDEDSAQALWTRFFDRISQLASRKLSGLPRRVQDEEDLALSALHALCQGAREGRFRQFETRGDLWQILVMITSRKAANLRRKQNVRQERGESALHAAGATKSFSLSEVVEGPPSAAMVDELGVCCEELLSLLPEKLQQVAMMKLAGHTNQEIANARGRGLSTIERYLQLIRAHWANHIDN from the coding sequence ATTGATCCGTCTCATTCTGTTACTCGACTGATCGCCGGCCTGAAGATCGGGGACGAGGATTCTGCGCAGGCACTCTGGACCCGATTCTTCGACAGAATCAGCCAGTTGGCGTCTAGAAAGCTCTCTGGGCTGCCTCGCCGTGTTCAGGATGAAGAAGACCTGGCCCTCAGTGCACTTCACGCGCTCTGTCAGGGCGCACGCGAAGGTCGATTTCGCCAGTTCGAAACGCGCGGCGACTTGTGGCAGATCCTTGTGATGATCACGTCCCGCAAAGCTGCAAATCTCCGCCGCAAACAAAACGTGCGGCAGGAACGAGGGGAATCTGCGTTGCACGCTGCCGGAGCAACGAAAAGCTTCAGTCTGTCTGAAGTTGTGGAAGGACCACCTTCTGCAGCGATGGTGGATGAGCTGGGGGTGTGTTGCGAGGAGCTTCTTTCGTTGTTGCCAGAAAAACTGCAACAGGTGGCCATGATGAAGCTTGCCGGGCATACCAACCAGGAAATCGCCAATGCCCGCGGCCGGGGATTGTCCACAATCGAACGCTATCTACAGCTGATTCGCGCACACTGGGCGAATCACATCGACAATTAA
- a CDS encoding SUMF1/EgtB/PvdO family nonheme iron enzyme, with protein sequence MSLDELTQLDELAEQFEDALSGPVPLCLEEVIKRWRGRRHQDVLRHLLHVEIEFRRRRESIPVREDYRRRFPNFTPVVDSVFAELHLPPESHVGPYRLLRELGFGGMGVVYEAEHQSLKRLVALKLLRGDPETRCEREARFRREMQALGAVSHPNLVQATDAGEHNGIQYLVMELLQGADLHKLIQSGARLPLNTACEIIRQAALGLAHAHSRGLVHRDIKPANLMLTDDGNIRILDLGLAQLAAGETTSAESITQIGQVVGTIDYLSPEQARNAGAVDPRSDVFSLGATLFRLLTGTSLLDTGQRRSTTEKLAALICGDFMGFDNCHVQFPADFKSFVLRMVHVDPDQRIQTAGEVADFLQPWCHGANLQNVEVIPGEPAAATQMNCDQSTAVAVREENDLVPRIMLRKQDSVASTRGRPTRFHWAAGLMVLVLASVVIRVMTNGGEIRIQCEDPSIEVEIIRDQNVVDKLSVGQLAGFTWFRSGEYEIRIPRNRKDRLIIEDGKFELLRGKKHLVTITVHQPTSEEVVAVPVELGVPVPAGGDVPFDSDEAKQLQVSWSEFLTLPVRHDNTIGMTFMLIPPGTFQMGCPPAFKDRVLATVPADDSLYALERTQRLSESPQHRVRLTRPFYLGVCEVTQAQYETVMGVNPAAFSKNGSEGHQPFVRDSDTSEFAVENVSWVDAIRFCNALSRREGRQPVYREESVAAVPDLSSDGYRLATEAEFEFASRAGTNSLFFFGNDISINQLNRFCWWSVSSSVQASGPTSSGRFPCNPFGLEGVHGNTYEWVQDWYSEQYYEESPLTDPRGPESGEDKVLRGGGWHAASWAAMASHARFALRPEGAQMWCGLRVAINIPWNPSNAVSSSDGTVHGESRELSPLPLDVNDTGQNSNEDPVALSEIDDQGASMEASQTPVAMLFRNDTDCTLRIIWVDFEGHEKTMDSLLPGRLMSIGTGHGHLWRFQSGLRHVASLRVPPIMNQMCIVSKDEAGFTAASRELEPMLVDGTQSFLIRSTLFPETYITLSDNRSEEGRQVRLQKESALQSQSFRFVPDSNGFYQIETLSKEPAKIRLSNSQPEDGTPLVADRGAEDHLSLSLFRIYPDGPDHVRFVSATAPNFNIGIDEASMRLILRDQSLAGNTKFQLISTRSESQ encoded by the coding sequence TTGTCGCTGGACGAATTGACGCAACTGGATGAACTGGCAGAGCAGTTTGAAGATGCCCTGTCGGGGCCAGTCCCGTTGTGCCTTGAAGAAGTGATAAAGCGATGGCGAGGCCGTCGTCACCAGGATGTGTTGCGTCATTTATTACACGTCGAAATAGAGTTCCGCCGCCGCCGTGAATCTATTCCGGTAAGAGAAGACTATCGACGGCGATTTCCGAATTTTACTCCGGTCGTCGACAGTGTATTCGCTGAGCTGCATCTTCCACCCGAATCGCATGTGGGGCCGTATCGGTTGCTGCGGGAATTGGGGTTCGGCGGAATGGGAGTCGTCTACGAAGCGGAACATCAAAGCCTGAAACGGCTGGTTGCTCTGAAGCTTCTCCGCGGGGATCCGGAGACACGTTGTGAACGCGAGGCCAGGTTTCGCCGCGAAATGCAGGCCCTTGGCGCGGTCTCTCATCCGAATCTGGTGCAGGCAACCGACGCTGGTGAACACAATGGGATTCAATATTTGGTGATGGAATTGCTGCAGGGGGCGGACTTGCACAAGCTGATTCAGTCCGGCGCCCGCCTCCCACTGAACACTGCCTGCGAGATCATCCGACAGGCAGCGCTTGGTCTTGCACACGCTCATTCCCGCGGACTGGTTCACCGCGACATCAAGCCTGCAAATCTGATGCTGACTGACGACGGCAACATCAGGATTCTGGATCTTGGACTTGCCCAGTTGGCTGCGGGAGAAACCACTTCAGCCGAATCGATCACGCAAATCGGCCAGGTTGTTGGCACGATCGACTATTTGTCACCTGAACAGGCCAGGAACGCCGGTGCAGTGGACCCTCGTTCGGATGTGTTTAGCCTTGGAGCCACGCTTTTCAGACTACTGACCGGTACTTCGCTGCTGGATACGGGTCAGCGTCGGTCGACCACTGAAAAGCTGGCAGCTCTGATTTGCGGCGACTTCATGGGGTTCGACAACTGTCACGTACAATTTCCAGCCGACTTCAAGTCATTCGTGCTGCGGATGGTGCATGTTGACCCGGATCAGCGTATCCAGACTGCCGGGGAAGTCGCGGACTTTCTTCAGCCCTGGTGCCATGGGGCGAACCTGCAGAATGTCGAAGTGATTCCCGGAGAGCCTGCGGCGGCCACTCAAATGAACTGTGACCAGTCTACTGCCGTGGCAGTTCGCGAAGAGAATGATCTGGTACCGAGGATCATGTTGCGGAAGCAGGATTCTGTCGCTTCGACCCGAGGTCGACCAACCAGATTCCACTGGGCCGCTGGGCTGATGGTTCTTGTATTGGCTTCCGTGGTCATTCGAGTGATGACAAATGGAGGAGAGATTCGAATTCAATGTGAAGATCCGTCCATTGAAGTTGAGATCATTCGCGATCAGAACGTGGTGGATAAGCTTTCCGTCGGGCAGCTGGCTGGTTTTACCTGGTTTCGATCTGGCGAATATGAAATTCGCATTCCACGCAATCGCAAAGATCGCCTGATTATTGAAGATGGAAAGTTTGAGCTGTTGCGAGGCAAGAAGCATCTTGTGACCATCACCGTTCATCAGCCGACATCGGAAGAGGTGGTGGCGGTTCCTGTTGAATTGGGAGTGCCGGTTCCTGCGGGCGGTGATGTTCCGTTTGATTCTGATGAGGCAAAACAACTGCAGGTGTCGTGGTCAGAATTCCTCACGTTGCCGGTTCGCCACGACAATACGATTGGCATGACGTTCATGTTGATTCCGCCCGGTACATTTCAGATGGGATGTCCACCTGCCTTCAAAGATCGCGTACTTGCTACCGTTCCTGCCGACGATAGTTTGTACGCCCTGGAACGCACTCAGCGGTTGTCGGAGTCTCCTCAGCATCGCGTTCGGCTGACTCGGCCGTTTTATCTGGGAGTCTGTGAAGTCACTCAGGCTCAATACGAAACAGTCATGGGTGTCAATCCGGCGGCGTTCTCAAAGAACGGTTCTGAGGGGCACCAACCGTTTGTTCGCGATTCCGATACCAGTGAGTTTGCCGTTGAAAACGTGTCGTGGGTTGATGCCATTCGTTTCTGCAACGCACTAAGTCGAAGGGAGGGACGGCAACCCGTGTATCGTGAAGAGTCAGTCGCCGCCGTTCCTGATCTTTCTTCCGACGGGTATCGTCTCGCGACAGAAGCAGAGTTTGAATTCGCATCGCGGGCGGGTACGAACTCCTTGTTCTTTTTTGGTAATGATATCTCGATTAATCAACTCAACCGTTTCTGCTGGTGGAGCGTCAGTTCTTCAGTTCAGGCAAGCGGACCAACAAGCAGTGGAAGATTCCCGTGCAACCCATTTGGTTTGGAAGGCGTTCATGGCAATACCTATGAATGGGTGCAGGATTGGTATTCTGAACAATACTACGAAGAGTCGCCTCTAACTGATCCTCGTGGGCCGGAATCCGGTGAGGACAAAGTACTGCGCGGCGGCGGCTGGCACGCGGCGAGTTGGGCAGCGATGGCGTCTCACGCCCGCTTTGCGCTTCGTCCGGAAGGCGCGCAGATGTGGTGCGGTCTGCGGGTTGCGATAAATATCCCGTGGAATCCGAGCAATGCGGTTTCGAGTAGCGACGGGACTGTTCATGGTGAGAGCCGTGAGCTGAGCCCGCTTCCTTTGGACGTCAACGATACCGGACAGAATTCAAACGAGGATCCGGTGGCTCTGTCAGAAATCGATGATCAGGGGGCTTCCATGGAAGCATCGCAAACTCCCGTGGCAATGCTGTTTCGAAATGATACGGACTGCACTCTACGAATAATCTGGGTCGATTTTGAAGGCCACGAAAAGACGATGGATTCTCTGCTCCCCGGACGACTAATGTCGATAGGTACAGGACACGGGCACTTGTGGCGCTTTCAGAGTGGGCTGCGTCATGTCGCATCTCTTCGCGTGCCTCCGATCATGAATCAGATGTGCATAGTCAGTAAAGATGAAGCGGGATTCACCGCCGCATCGCGAGAACTGGAACCGATGCTGGTCGATGGAACGCAGTCGTTTCTGATCAGGTCCACTCTTTTTCCCGAGACCTACATCACTTTGAGCGACAATCGCTCCGAGGAGGGGAGACAGGTCCGTCTTCAGAAGGAATCTGCTTTGCAGAGTCAGTCATTTCGATTCGTGCCGGATTCCAACGGATTCTACCAGATTGAAACTCTCTCGAAGGAACCGGCGAAGATTCGACTTTCCAATTCGCAGCCTGAGGATGGCACTCCACTGGTTGCCGACAGAGGTGCTGAAGATCACCTCAGTTTATCGCTTTTTCGAATCTATCCTGATGGCCCTGATCACGTCCGATTCGTCTCGGCCACGGCCCCGAATTTCAACATCGGAATTGATGAAGCTTCGATGCGCCTGATCCTGCGGGACCAATCCCTTGCCGGAAATACAAAGTTCCAGCTGATTTCGACCAGGTCGGAGAGTCAATGA
- a CDS encoding DUF2293 domain-containing protein produces MRLLPSIGPTDRFPWDAEYFGLSVFNRALDMPLQSRVTSPGPSNRTVRTDDGQILKVPDDWACLPPGDPGLTRRVKAAGPSWTVQEKKGRKVFSRGVWAPAETIEQCRRQLESERSTEQYAKRRASDAARREKKQDEYVEDFHGAVMEFLDFATVHNAIAVQLAHAVTQHATPVGSGTVARTQRIPLERRAEAAVIAWLRHQTTAYDDMKIPRVAGMRREVRRMLAEKSRSLLERYRKGLPVDADRCPLQQALTRSS; encoded by the coding sequence TTGCGACTTTTGCCGTCCATCGGTCCCACTGATCGATTCCCATGGGATGCCGAATACTTTGGACTGTCTGTCTTTAATCGAGCTCTGGATATGCCGCTGCAAAGTCGTGTCACATCGCCCGGTCCTTCGAACCGCACAGTCAGGACAGATGATGGACAAATACTGAAAGTGCCTGACGACTGGGCATGTCTGCCGCCGGGAGATCCCGGACTGACACGCCGCGTCAAGGCGGCTGGCCCTTCGTGGACCGTTCAGGAAAAGAAAGGTCGCAAAGTCTTTTCTCGAGGTGTCTGGGCGCCGGCGGAAACGATCGAACAGTGTCGACGCCAACTGGAATCCGAGCGATCAACAGAGCAATATGCCAAACGTCGCGCATCGGATGCTGCCCGGCGAGAAAAGAAGCAGGATGAATACGTTGAAGATTTTCACGGTGCGGTGATGGAGTTTCTGGATTTTGCGACCGTTCATAATGCGATCGCTGTCCAACTGGCTCACGCTGTGACTCAACATGCAACGCCCGTCGGCAGTGGTACCGTTGCGAGGACTCAGCGTATTCCGCTCGAGCGGCGAGCTGAAGCGGCTGTGATCGCCTGGCTGCGTCACCAGACGACAGCCTATGACGACATGAAGATTCCCCGAGTGGCCGGGATGCGTCGCGAAGTACGACGCATGCTGGCGGAGAAATCTCGATCTCTGCTGGAACGCTATCGCAAAGGTTTGCCCGTCGATGCAGATCGCTGTCCTCTTCAGCAGGCGTTGACGAGGTCATCTTAA
- a CDS encoding 2-phosphosulfolactate phosphatase has translation MSFPISVHLLPQLFEPSMLEGGVAVILDILRASSTITTALGHGAVCVVPFEDVEDALQFRIDSHTPVLLGGERGGVQIEGFDLTNSPADYTPEIVSGRSIGFTTTNGTRALHRAVRASHVIIGSFLNLTAVVHFLRDQQKPVHLVCAGTNGHITGEDVLCAGAMVSSLIDADSGCTLNDSAAIALSYWQDTISQSSILIEEFLPHSSPSGVSHTAASDLIATAIRKANGGRNLLKLGFAQDIDRCSQINSLPLVPQFDAQSKQIRLM, from the coding sequence ATGAGCTTCCCGATCTCAGTGCATTTGCTGCCGCAGTTGTTCGAGCCTTCGATGCTCGAGGGTGGGGTTGCTGTTATTCTTGATATCCTGCGAGCGTCCTCCACGATCACAACAGCGCTGGGGCACGGGGCTGTGTGTGTTGTTCCTTTCGAAGATGTCGAAGACGCGCTGCAGTTCCGGATCGATTCTCACACCCCTGTTCTCCTGGGTGGTGAACGCGGTGGTGTTCAGATTGAGGGTTTCGACCTGACAAATTCCCCGGCCGACTACACACCGGAGATTGTTTCCGGCAGGTCGATCGGGTTCACGACGACGAATGGCACCCGGGCGCTGCATCGCGCTGTGCGGGCGAGTCATGTCATTATCGGAAGTTTCCTGAATCTCACGGCAGTCGTGCATTTCCTGCGGGATCAGCAAAAGCCAGTCCATCTGGTCTGCGCAGGAACCAACGGTCACATTACCGGGGAAGATGTCCTGTGTGCAGGAGCGATGGTTTCGAGTCTGATCGACGCCGATTCCGGATGCACGCTCAATGATTCGGCCGCCATTGCATTGAGCTACTGGCAGGACACGATTTCGCAGTCGTCGATTCTGATCGAAGAGTTCTTGCCCCATTCGTCGCCGTCCGGTGTCTCCCACACCGCGGCTTCGGATCTGATAGCAACTGCGATCCGGAAAGCAAATGGCGGACGAAACCTTCTGAAGCTTGGTTTTGCTCAGGACATCGATCGATGCAGCCAGATTAATTCTCTACCATTGGTGCCGCAATTCGACGCTCAGTCGAAGCAAATCCGGCTTATGTAG
- the moaC gene encoding cyclic pyranopterin monophosphate synthase MoaC, producing MSDLTHFDDAGNSRMVDVGNKQVTHRTAIAEAIVLMRPETLRIIRGGTAKKGDVLGVARLAGIMAAKQTSHLIPLCHPLFIDKANVDFSFADECRLTVHATVSCEAKTGVEMEALTAASVAALTVYDMCKAVDREMEIQSVRLLEKSGGRSGQFTRTQPVEPKSH from the coding sequence ATGTCCGATTTGACCCACTTCGATGACGCTGGCAACAGCCGCATGGTGGATGTGGGAAACAAGCAGGTCACCCATCGCACAGCAATTGCCGAGGCGATTGTGTTAATGCGACCGGAAACTTTGCGGATCATCCGTGGTGGAACCGCGAAGAAAGGCGATGTACTGGGCGTAGCTCGTCTGGCAGGAATCATGGCGGCAAAACAAACCTCTCATCTGATTCCCTTGTGCCACCCCCTGTTTATCGATAAGGCGAATGTCGACTTTTCCTTCGCAGACGAGTGTCGTCTGACGGTTCATGCGACGGTATCGTGTGAGGCCAAAACCGGAGTGGAAATGGAAGCCCTGACGGCGGCTTCTGTCGCTGCCCTGACCGTGTATGATATGTGCAAAGCTGTCGACCGGGAGATGGAGATCCAGTCGGTTCGATTGCTGGAGAAATCCGGTGGTCGATCAGGACAGTTTACACGAACCCAACCCGTCGAACCGAAATCTCATTGA
- a CDS encoding glycosyltransferase family 39 protein translates to MPDTTGHHSPVVRRLAELAVLWTLFGMIWFMSDSLDLLTRSFWMDEVHTWLLVNDSDPIHAFQALRHGVDFNPPAYYLAARTLRLLPGNLTELRLRLFSAGLMLLALSGCYLILRRRVSFLSAAIAMLLVSGHPVVIHQCFEARFYAMWMACLVWLVWILDRSDRRLSRGEFIGSLILGVLVCTCHYFGIISVLLVTTFQIHKARGTRNRDGRMRQLLVLVAVSLASVGLCLPLLMGQREALSCATWVSAPTVDTSIAFLQSLLLPSVLMGLVFLAVLSNLKTDRLFPASLDAAGLVPLCLMPVALLVMSWTLQPAMVLRYGIAGAFGLAPVYSGLISRISPILRNVLLLTVIGWCVMSSKHCTEQWTAAERRHIAVERFADEQPPDRLIVMEDRIDWMPLIHRRPDLSGRCRLIDFDESQLPVPSCLRIVQRDVGRQVARWYPGMQLQPIAQLNEEDEFAMLPYPGGAADDIRYPKGFETHTSDGIGWLFRRFSSARAGDSVPMNRAAIESGKLF, encoded by the coding sequence ATGCCAGACACCACGGGTCATCATTCGCCTGTCGTTCGCCGGCTGGCCGAACTTGCTGTACTGTGGACGTTGTTCGGCATGATCTGGTTCATGTCCGATTCGCTCGATCTGCTGACGCGTTCCTTCTGGATGGATGAGGTGCATACGTGGTTGCTGGTCAATGATTCAGACCCGATTCACGCATTCCAGGCTCTTCGACACGGTGTCGACTTTAATCCTCCTGCGTACTATCTCGCCGCTCGGACCCTCAGATTGCTTCCGGGAAATCTGACGGAACTTCGGCTGCGACTGTTCTCTGCTGGTTTGATGCTTCTGGCGCTTAGCGGGTGCTACCTGATACTGCGACGCCGTGTCTCGTTTTTGAGTGCTGCCATCGCGATGCTGCTGGTCTCAGGCCATCCTGTTGTCATCCACCAGTGTTTCGAAGCACGGTTCTACGCGATGTGGATGGCATGCCTGGTCTGGCTTGTCTGGATCCTTGATCGATCAGACCGCCGTCTCTCTCGTGGTGAATTCATTGGCAGCCTGATTCTGGGCGTTCTTGTCTGCACGTGCCACTACTTTGGCATCATCTCCGTGCTGCTGGTAACAACATTTCAGATTCACAAAGCGAGGGGAACCAGGAATCGTGATGGTCGAATGCGACAGCTTCTTGTCCTTGTTGCGGTTTCCTTAGCTTCGGTTGGACTGTGTTTGCCTTTGCTTATGGGGCAAAGAGAGGCTTTGTCCTGTGCAACCTGGGTGTCAGCCCCCACGGTCGATACAAGCATCGCTTTCCTGCAGTCATTATTGCTGCCGTCTGTGTTGATGGGTTTGGTGTTTCTGGCTGTGTTGAGCAATCTTAAAACGGACCGGCTGTTTCCAGCGAGCCTGGATGCCGCGGGCCTCGTTCCGCTGTGCCTGATGCCAGTTGCGCTACTTGTTATGTCCTGGACGTTGCAGCCCGCTATGGTCCTTCGGTATGGCATCGCTGGTGCTTTCGGACTTGCACCCGTCTATTCAGGACTGATTTCAAGGATCAGCCCCATCCTGCGTAACGTGCTGCTGTTGACCGTCATTGGCTGGTGCGTGATGTCCTCGAAACACTGTACGGAGCAATGGACCGCGGCAGAACGCCGACATATTGCAGTAGAGCGTTTTGCAGACGAACAACCTCCGGATCGGCTGATTGTTATGGAGGATCGAATTGACTGGATGCCGCTCATTCATCGGCGGCCGGATTTGAGTGGCCGATGCCGACTGATTGACTTTGATGAATCACAGTTGCCGGTGCCGTCCTGTCTTCGAATTGTCCAGCGGGATGTCGGCAGGCAGGTTGCGCGATGGTACCCCGGGATGCAGTTGCAGCCGATCGCACAGCTGAATGAAGAAGATGAATTCGCAATGCTTCCTTATCCCGGTGGAGCGGCAGACGACATCCGCTATCCAAAAGGTTTTGAGACGCACACGTCCGATGGAATCGGCTGGCTTTTCAGGCGTTTCTCTTCAGCGCGGGCGGGTGATTCGGTCCCAATGAATAGAGCTGCAATTGAATCTGGAAAACTTTTTTGA
- a CDS encoding Flp family type IVb pilin: MSKFANSIKKFLVSEDGPTAVEYAVMLALIIVVCLAAVSTVGTNANAKFSTVGTYLS, from the coding sequence ATGAGCAAGTTCGCGAACAGCATCAAGAAGTTCCTGGTCTCTGAAGATGGTCCAACGGCTGTTGAGTACGCCGTAATGCTGGCATTGATCATCGTGGTCTGCCTGGCTGCAGTTTCTACCGTTGGTACAAACGCAAACGCTAAGTTCTCAACTGTTGGCACTTACCTGTCATAG
- a CDS encoding Flp family type IVb pilin, giving the protein MSKFANSIKKFLVSEDGPTAVEYAVMLALIIVVCLAAVSTVGTNANAKFSTVGTYLS; this is encoded by the coding sequence ATGAGCAAGTTCGCAAACAGCATCAAGAAGTTCCTGGTCTCTGAAGATGGCCCAACGGCTGTTGAGTACGCCGTAATGCTGGCATTGATCATCGTGGTCTGCCTGGCTGCAGTTTCTACCGTTGGTACAAACGCCAACGCCAAGTTCTCAACTGTTGGCACCTACCTGTCATAG
- a CDS encoding polyprenyl synthetase family protein translates to MASTTLTKETLREQLQLAIGDDLAAVNQVLLNQFRNPNEFVAEVCEHVARFQGKRIRPILVLLSSRLCSEPQKPTDKTRELSQKLAAVVELIHTATLVHDDVIDDADLRRHVSTVHRRWNTQTSVLLGDYLFSKAFHLAATTGDAEACRLIGRATDRTCEGELNQIAAGMEQSTSERDYFRVIAGKTGQLFAVSCLLGARSGGATAAQQSQLRQFGLRLGLAFQIADDVLDLTESSETTGKDEANDLQNGRMTLPLIRSLRLADESQRTELLEILASDSPGIRTRLATLEIVRQGTDSARTTAEQLIRRATENLQRLPECPERSLMEAIATFAVHRSH, encoded by the coding sequence ATGGCATCTACCACGCTCACAAAAGAAACCCTGCGAGAACAGCTGCAGCTGGCAATCGGCGATGACCTTGCGGCAGTCAACCAGGTTTTGTTGAATCAGTTCCGCAACCCGAACGAGTTTGTTGCAGAAGTCTGCGAACACGTCGCTCGCTTTCAGGGCAAGCGTATTCGGCCGATTCTGGTCCTGCTGTCTTCGCGGCTGTGCAGCGAGCCGCAGAAGCCAACGGACAAGACCCGAGAATTATCACAAAAACTGGCGGCTGTGGTGGAGCTGATTCACACCGCCACACTGGTGCATGACGATGTCATCGATGACGCCGATCTGCGACGTCATGTTTCCACCGTCCACCGTCGCTGGAACACCCAAACCAGCGTTCTGCTGGGTGACTATTTGTTCTCGAAGGCTTTTCACCTGGCGGCCACCACCGGGGATGCTGAGGCATGTCGATTGATTGGACGTGCCACCGATCGAACCTGCGAAGGCGAACTGAATCAGATTGCCGCTGGTATGGAGCAATCGACCTCCGAACGAGATTACTTCCGCGTCATTGCCGGAAAGACGGGACAACTGTTTGCCGTAAGTTGTCTTCTGGGAGCTCGATCCGGTGGCGCGACAGCCGCGCAGCAGTCACAGCTTCGACAATTCGGTTTGAGACTGGGGCTTGCATTTCAAATTGCCGATGACGTTCTTGATTTAACTGAATCCAGCGAAACAACGGGCAAAGATGAAGCCAATGATCTGCAGAATGGACGCATGACACTGCCACTGATTCGTTCGTTGCGGCTTGCCGACGAATCACAGCGGACCGAACTTCTTGAGATTCTGGCATCCGACAGCCCGGGTATTCGCACCCGTTTGGCAACCCTGGAAATTGTTCGGCAGGGAACCGATTCTGCCCGGACAACAGCCGAACAGCTGATTCGCCGTGCGACGGAGAATCTGCAGCGACTTCCCGAGTGCCCCGAGCGTTCTCTGATGGAAGCGATTGCGACTTTTGCCGTCCATCGGTCCCACTGA
- a CDS encoding A24 family peptidase, with product MDWSQILFDHWHVKVVSAILILAAWIDGKELRVPNWITFPMVLSGLVYSTCVGGLGGLGAGLMGMCVGLLTLLPLYSVGGMGAGDVKLMAGIGAWLGWKVTLLAFCVSVIVGAVMAVLMVLWSRKAKHHYSNFLMILSEWMVIRNPVELSRIAAERKPTMALLPYGIPICIGSIGYFIYAGMM from the coding sequence ATGGACTGGTCACAGATTCTATTTGATCACTGGCACGTAAAAGTTGTTTCCGCCATCCTGATTCTGGCGGCATGGATTGACGGCAAGGAGCTTCGCGTTCCGAACTGGATCACTTTTCCAATGGTTCTTTCCGGCCTGGTTTATTCGACATGTGTCGGTGGACTCGGAGGCTTGGGGGCCGGACTGATGGGGATGTGCGTCGGCCTTCTCACATTGCTGCCCCTGTATTCAGTGGGCGGAATGGGTGCCGGAGACGTGAAACTGATGGCAGGCATTGGAGCCTGGCTGGGCTGGAAGGTCACACTTCTTGCGTTCTGTGTTTCCGTCATCGTAGGTGCAGTCATGGCTGTACTGATGGTACTCTGGAGCCGCAAGGCAAAGCACCACTACAGCAACTTTCTGATGATCCTCAGCGAGTGGATGGTCATTCGCAACCCGGTCGAGCTCTCTCGAATTGCCGCTGAGCGGAAGCCAACAATGGCATTGCTGCCTTACGGGATTCCCATCTGCATTGGCTCAATCGGCTACTTCATCTATGCGGGAATGATGTAG